The Vitis riparia cultivar Riparia Gloire de Montpellier isolate 1030 chromosome 3, EGFV_Vit.rip_1.0, whole genome shotgun sequence genome segment GGCACATCAGGAAGCGATTAATTCTGCAAAACATAAAAGAGATACTGATAGCTGAGGAACAGAGTTAACTAGCAACTATTATCAGAAGCTGAGAGTGTAAGGCAAAGAGCAcaaatttctaatcttgagaaGCAAATGATGATACTCCTGGCCTGGAGAATGTGATTTCACTGCAACATTTTGACAATAGCGGAAACGATTATCATGGAAACCATTTTTGTTGGCAGAGAAATCTAAAATGAGGAGTTCACCAACTCCAAGCCAGTGAGGTAGCATTTCTCCCTAATGCAAGAGGATTTATAAACATGATAAAATTTTCTATCTTGAATTCAGCCTACAAACATAAGCACATAAAAAATGGGCATAATATTGACAAGATAACTAATCCATATGTACACATTAGATATTCTAAAATGGAGACCAAATTCAGTTTTATATTCAGAATGGCATTATACCTAGAGACTTTGAACCAAACATCTTTGAAAGTGATAGATGAGAATGGAACAAGAAATCATGCTTTGGATTATCTGGTCATCATATGCCTCCGTTGAAAGCCAATTGCATGTCCACAAGACAATATGCTTAGACATGGTTGATTACTAATTCTTGATCGGTACTCCCTTTAATATGTCCCAAAGAATCTGcacatattttttgaatttgctaAACCACCTATAGTCCATCAGGTCAAGTTTTCAGAAGTTAGTTCCTATTTCTAAGATTTGAAGCTTAACTGAAGGCTAAACTGAGAATAATTTCCAAGCTAGGGAACAGCTTAGGATGTTAAAAAACATACTAAGCATTACACAGAATGTATTATTTATTCACACTAGCCAGAAGATTTTTTGCATGTGTACATGCCGGAAAAGAAGACTGATATTTTAGAGACGAAGAAATGATGTAGCTGTACCAATTGCAAGAAACATGTTTTAACATGGCCTTGTTTACAATGAATGAGGGAAAACCCAGAATAATTCTGCTTCAGTGCTCCCTAGATAAGGTCGGTTGGTTGCTCATTGACTACATTGTTGTAACTGTCTAGTGCATCCTCTCTTTCATCTTATCTGATGAAAAAATGGACCTCACCCTTAGTACCCTGAAGAATATCAAACACTAATCAGTTGAATAAGCAGTAAGCAGAAAGAGGCCAGCTTACTAAAATGGATAAGCCTGTGCTAAATGACTACACAGCACATAAATTGGTTGTGGGCTTTTCAGCCACATAATTGTATAGAAAAACAGACAGATTTGAGATCAGATTCATAACCATACCTAGGTACTAATAAAAGGGTCTTCAATCTTCTCATACATCCAATCCTTCCAATTTGTTCCAAATCTTGAGTGTTGACCTCAAGGAACCAAGAAATTTAATTAGTTCCCTCCCAGTAATCAAGAAAGTCATTTTTCTGAGGTTGTAGACTTGAGATACTTCCTTGACCCCAGCCTTTCTGTACTCGCTTAAGTGCTTTCAATGCTAGTCCACTGCCATCATCTCTGAGAAAGAATAGGTAATCAACGCAAAGTAAGAAGATCTAATGGGAGAagagaagttaaaaaatataatatataatacaCAATAACAAAAAAGTGTCTGGAAAATATTGCATCACCAAGATACATTCCCAGCATGTGAATTAAATGTGACACAGGCACAGATGGTTAGATCCCAGAAAGGATATCTAGTGCAGGCTGCATCTGGATGAGCATATCCATTTATTATCTACATTTCTTGATATGAGGAGAAAATATGGGAACAGGGGGAGAAAAATGAAGGGATTATCAGGGTTATGTTTATGGATAAATTTTAGTTATGGAGATCACCTACAAGGCAATACACATCTAGTAGTACCATGTGCCCTAACAAGAGCTCCGTAACAATTATGTTATACTCTAGGATAAGATAGAACTTCAAATTGATGGTGAAAACATCTGATATCATGTGAAAACCATTAAAAAGGCACTCCAAAAGCTTCTATCAAGACAAGCAGATAAACAAATCACAATCCAAGTATGGCATCAAGCAATCATACAGAGCAATGAGATTACAGAAGAAAGTGTCAGTAATATGAAGTAAATAATATAGAGATCTTTTACAGCCTTACCTGTGTATTATTGTTTGCCAATCACTTCCGCTGAATTTGTTTCGTTTCTGACGGTTGAATGCACTCTCATTTCTAGTAATCTTATTTTCCACCATACCCTCTGAAGCCATATCCATCATCCTTTCTGCAAGTTCATCAGCATcatgtttttttccccttttaccCAGACCATCAATCACTGGCATAAAAGATGCAGGATCAAACCTATACCCCTTATCAATCATCTTATGGAGAATATCACTTGCATTCTCTAACATTTCATCCTTACAAAGTTTTTCAATGAGCTCATTATACTGGAAATTTCCTAGATCAAAACATCTATCTAAAGCAGCATCAAATAGTTCCTTAGCTTCTGAGACTTCTCCTCCAATAAGTAACTCATTGAACATTAAACTATAAAGAGCTTCCTTGTGGCCGCATATACTCAAAGCAATTTCAAACACTTCTTTTACCACGCCAAAATCACTTGCCTTGCAGAAAGCTTTAATTAATAatctgaaggaagaaatattAGGGGAAATGCCCTTTTGCAGCATTTCATCTAACAAAGAAGTGGCATCTTTAATTCTCCCTGCTTCACAGAGACAGCTAATCATATTATTATAAGTGCAAATGTTAGGAGtgattcctttttctttcatatcatccagcAGCCCAtagatttcaaatatttgattctTACTTCCTAAGCCCAAGATCAATGAATTATAAGTTTGCAAGCTCTTGTTGCAACCTCTTTTCTCCATATCCTTGAGAACACGAAATGCTGATGATATTTTTCCATGTTTACAGAAACTATGAATGAAAGTGTCATAAATAATCGAATCAGGATGCAGGTTTTTACCCATCATCTCAATGAACTTCTTTCTAGCTTCATCAAGCCTACCAGCTTTGCATAATCCATTGATTATGATTGAATACGTGATCAAATCGGGCAGGCATTTCTTCCCATTACTACTGCTATCCACTAGACCAATAAATGAATTTCCTAAGTTGCCAAGAGCAGCACTTCCATGAATCCACATCCCTTTGACAATTTCAACTGCTTCATCCaattttccacttttgcatagACCATCAATGACAATATTGCAGGTTACATTATCCAAATCATAACTTCTCTCATTCATCTTTTGCAGCAATTTCTCTGCTTCAAATATCCTCCCCTCTTTCCATAGACTGTGCAGCAAGATGTTGCAAGTATAGGTGTTTGGAGAACAGCCCCTCCGCATCATCTCATGCAGAATATTATTGGCTTTGAGTACCTTCCCTGTGCTACAGCATCCATGGAGTAAAGTACTATAAGTTACTGTATCAGGACCAATTCCACTACTGATCATTAACCCCATAATCATTCTTGCATCAGAGATCAATCCATTCTTGCAAAGTCCATCCATCACTGTGTTGAAAGAGTAAATGTTTGGTTCTATGCCCTTATCTACCATTTCTTTAAGCACCAATTGTGCCTCTAACAGTTTTCCATTCCTTACCAAACCCAACAGCCATATATTATAGCTCTCTAACTCCATAAGATTGCCATTTCTTTTCATAGACTCAACCAGGGTCTTCGCTTCCTCCAACATCCCTTCCTTGCAAAATCCCTCCAGCATTAGATTGAATGTTGTGATATTTGGCCGAGGCAACCCCAACTCCTCATCTATCTGCATGTCTCTGAAAATCCTAGAAGCTTCAAGAATCTTTCCAGCACTGCAAAGAGCAGAAATCCTAGAATTGAAAGTAACAACATCAGGAAACAGACCATCCTCTCTCATTCTCTCCACCAATCTCTCAGCCTCATCATTCCTCCCTTCCCTACAAAAACTAGAAATCAAAGTATTATATATGACCTTATTAGGTTGAACCCCAAAACTCCCCATCCCATCTAAAAGCTCCAAAGCTCGCATACTCAGCCCTGCCCTGCAATACCCACGAACCAAAATCCCAAAACTGAACTCATTAGGTCTACACCCTTTTACAcccattttatcaaacacctccCGGGCATCCTCGAACCGACCTGAATCACAGAGCCCAGCAATCAAAAGATTCAAAGTATAAGTTTCCGGGGAAACCCCAGCAACAACCATGTCCTTATACAACCACGAAAAGGAATCCACCTTATCTTCACGAAGAGAGGACTCAAGAACCATATTATAGAGATAAACTGGGGGAGGATTTGCAGGAACCTGGCTCCGAAAGGATTGAAATTGGGAAAATGCCAAATCAGAAAGGCCCGATTTCGCTAAGATGCGAATAAGAGCGATAAGGGAAACGTGGGAAACTTCTTGGGGTTGTTGAAGGAGGAGTTGTTGGAGATGATCGATTTGGGAGATCATTTTGGCGCGAATTAGGATATGGGTGATTATGGGAATCGAGCGAAGAATGGAACGGGAGGAGATGGAAGACGAAGAGGTTGGAATGGAGAGGATGCGTTTGAAGAGATGCCATGCCAATGTGGGATTGTGGGTGTTCTTGATCAGAGCTTTGGTGAGTTTGTTTCTTTGATCCATCAAACCAACCGACTATTGTTTTTTCGCGGGAATGTGTAGTTTTGAATCCATTTAACCCCACAAACCcacccttctttttttctttttctttttctttttttctttttggtatttttttcctttttcctttttttaataatctaaaGCAGGTTgtagagggtttttttttttaagaaagcgAACTTAGCCTCAAAGTTCACTTGAGAAAtaggtttttatttaattattataattatttttcttaataaaattgttatttttaaatacaaaaccaataattatttttagtcttatttctgctacaaattgttaaaaaaacaaTAGTTATTTCTAGTCTTACTTCTACTACAAGTTGGGGCGACGTgtaaatccaatttaataataaaaacaagctttcatagtcctttttttttccttttttttttgcaatgaaAACTCCAatcctttttttccccatgttgaaataagaaagaaaaataaaatttggcaTTTAAGAATGATTTTGGTAGTATGTTTTAAGATGCAACACTAACTGCTCTGCtaactattttgaaaacaattcaaaaaagtagcttttaaaaactattctctaatttttatagataaaaaatacatttgaaaacctaaaatatttttaacatttttaaatataatattttttatatttagtattttatttttaattattctattataattatttctaaaaatagttcttaaaaaactagtgaaaacaatataaaataattaaaacatgttattttaaaatactttattttctatttttacaaacaaaaactagaaaacaattttttattactaaacaatacttttttatgatttttgttctgaaaaacagaaaactgttAATCATGCCccaatataattatttttattccataCGAAATCCTCAATTTGCcactaaataaaaatgtttaaaatattattaagtagTACTtattattgatgattattttaattttgataaaatatatcaattataaaaaataaaaaatatggaacTATCATTTctcgtatttttttttttttaaaaatacatctACTTTTAAAACGGTAATAAGAATTTAAGGgaacacccaaaaaaaaaaaccattttaccCAAATATTTAAGaagaatttatgaaaaaaaaaataaaaatcatagaaTATACAGTAGTGTATTCTGTAGTCTCTTTTAAaacatacataaaaataaatctctGATGCAAATATGGATCACTGTGATTGTCCTGTCCCAGACTTGTATCAAACCCTAAGTGATATGACTCCACCCCTCTATCTTACTCTACTTAAATACTGGAAAGACTCCAACTGAGGCTGATTCAAGTGACAAATGTTCATGACTCACTGTCTATGCAACTATTACTGTAATAATGTACAATAAGTATGAGAACAAAGACCAGAATTTTAGCCCCAAAAGAGAGGCTTTGCTGCTGAACTAATTAGCCCAATAATGCTGAAGAAGAGGGCTCATCTTCTTGCTGTTTTATGGGTACATGCATTGATGGTGGACCAATCATGCTTAGTATCACCTGCAATCcacaaatgaaacaaaattacatAGTGTGGTTATTAATCTTCtgtttttttatggaaaattttgTTTCAGATTAGGGGACAAATCACAAAACTGCAGGAACCAGCATCATCATCACTGCTTCCtcttccacatttttttttttagttcaggAGTTCACCATATTCCTATTGGATGCCTAGCTGCCTGAAATTTAGACCTCTTTAAGGTAGGAATAATTGCATGGTAATGGAGGAATAACTCACCGGTAAAAATACAAGCCCATGCAAGAAACCGATAAGAACCAATGCCAGATACATTTGGAAGTAATAAACCTGCAGAGCAGAAAGCCTACTCTCAAGAGTCCTAATATTagtaaaatgtaaaattaaaagcAGCAAAGGAAGGATTCTTACCACAAAAATTTCTGATTTTGAGAAGCAGAGGACAATAACCCCGACTAACTTTGTAAGCGTAATTccactgaaaaaaaaataaaaaaaaatcaaaatacaaacaTCTGTAAATGAAAACATTATCTCATCACAGATAACTCCAGCCCACCACTGCCATGGATCATACAATTCATTAATCCTCAAAACTAGTGGTGTATACGGATCATGATTATGttttgaaaagagaaaagagggAATAAGAAGATTTGTGAAGGGGTGAAAATAATGATATGGCTGCTTTTTTTCACATAGCAAAGGTTTACAGATGTAGGTATCCTAATTAGTGGAATTccgaaataataatgaaaaatgatacACAGCTAGATATTAGTAATAATCCTTTCATGGcctatgaaataataataagaataataataactttttccTGGTTGATATCTGATATAATGCTATTACAATATAAATAGACACTAAACACCTCCTGGCGTCATCAATTCGACCACCTAGTCAAAAACGGCTTGATGGCAGTTGTTAGCTACACTCACTCTAATATCCATGTTATGTTTTGAACCAAAAAGACCATAGGCAACGTCTAGAGTGGAAAATATGTTAGCATACTGAgatgataaaaaacaattattatgtGAAAACATTTTAGACTTTGtctatattcaaaataattataaccATATATGTGAGTCATGTTGGTTTTCTCCAGCTAAAGGGACATTTCTTAGTTCTACATTGCTTAGTTGTCCTCAAAACCTTAACTGACAAAACTTAAAGACTATGCAATGTGTGGGCATGAGAAAGAAAACTGAATATTGCTGATAGCAATGCTTCCTACGCATATTTTGTCCTTCATATATCTTCAATTTGTTTTAaatgttcatttattttctgAGCATTAATCAATGTTCTCAAACACATGCTTCTAACACTTTATTGTGTCAACCTGTGGCTTCTGTTTACAGCCCAGAGGAGTTCTATCAAGTGGTGAAAAAGCCTCCAAACCTCAACAAACAAAAGAGTATTATCAGTTACCTGAAGACAGAGGCTCCCATGGTACCCAGAGCCAGCTTTGCTCGTTGGTTCCGATCACCTTGGCTTACCTATAGAAGTGCAGGATAGAAGTCCAATAAAGTTTCTGTAAATAATACAACTCTGAGGACAGAACCTTAATTGCCAATGCCATGAATGTTACTCCATCACACCCTCCCAaataatacaataaataaaGCATACAAAGCCTTAAAATGAAATTGCAAATGGATTGATACTGACCGAAAAGGCATGTGAAATATGGACACAGAACTCAACAGCAATCCCAATTGACATTATAAGGTTTACAACAGAGACTGCATTCAGTTGGATATCCAGACATGCCATCACACCCTGAGTAGATCCATCAGGCATCAATTTTCCGTTTCTTTAAAAAGAGAATAATGGATGAAAACATAAAGCGAAATGACAAACAATTGACAAAAGAGAGAATTTAGTAAATAGAGCAAATTATTAGGATAAAAATGCAATGACACAGAATCAACAAATCAAAACCTAAACAAAGAGAAATGCAATTTATTATTGCCAAGGTAGAAGATATATACCATGAGATCCACAATAATCATTGccaaaacaagtaaaataattGCTGAACTCCATACACTGCATTTAATGAGAAaggaaaacagaaaaaacaaataGTTTAACTTCAAAAGGAATTTGACTTGTCACCAGTAATTTCATGTGAGAAGGaagaaataaagcaaaaacCAAGTCAAAAGCAACAAGAAGAATACAAACCTGGAAGTGATAACTAGACAAACAATAAATACAGCACCTGTTATATCAACAAATGCAATATGAAATGAGTGCCTCAGTAATAACAAGCACGATAATAAGTGAACTAGAGCACATGAAACTAAATTTAgacaaagcaaaaaaataaagtgagaATCAACCTATAACGTATGGGATTAAATAAAACCACTGGCAAATGCTTAAAATCAATAGTACCATCAACTGTACagaaaatttgatttggaaAGTTGAGGTTCCTCCTAAGGTCAGGATTGTAGCCTGACTAGTTGTCAACCTTTCACTTATGGGGTTAAATAAAACCACTGACAAATGCTTAAAACCAATACCACCATCAACTGCACAGAAGAAATGATTTAGAAAGTCGAGGTTCCTCCTTAGGTGAGGGTTGTAGCTTGACTAGTTGCTTGTAAAAACGTA includes the following:
- the LOC117911071 gene encoding pentatricopeptide repeat-containing protein At2g17140 — protein: MDQRNKLTKALIKNTHNPTLAWHLFKRILSIPTSSSSISSRSILRSIPIITHILIRAKMISQIDHLQQLLLQQPQEVSHVSLIALIRILAKSGLSDLAFSQFQSFRSQVPANPPPVYLYNMVLESSLREDKVDSFSWLYKDMVVAGVSPETYTLNLLIAGLCDSGRFEDAREVFDKMGVKGCRPNEFSFGILVRGYCRAGLSMRALELLDGMGSFGVQPNKVIYNTLISSFCREGRNDEAERLVERMREDGLFPDVVTFNSRISALCSAGKILEASRIFRDMQIDEELGLPRPNITTFNLMLEGFCKEGMLEEAKTLVESMKRNGNLMELESYNIWLLGLVRNGKLLEAQLVLKEMVDKGIEPNIYSFNTVMDGLCKNGLISDARMIMGLMISSGIGPDTVTYSTLLHGCCSTGKVLKANNILHEMMRRGCSPNTYTCNILLHSLWKEGRIFEAEKLLQKMNERSYDLDNVTCNIVIDGLCKSGKLDEAVEIVKGMWIHGSAALGNLGNSFIGLVDSSSNGKKCLPDLITYSIIINGLCKAGRLDEARKKFIEMMGKNLHPDSIIYDTFIHSFCKHGKISSAFRVLKDMEKRGCNKSLQTYNSLILGLGSKNQIFEIYGLLDDMKEKGITPNICTYNNMISCLCEAGRIKDATSLLDEMLQKGISPNISSFRLLIKAFCKASDFGVVKEVFEIALSICGHKEALYSLMFNELLIGGEVSEAKELFDAALDRCFDLGNFQYNELIEKLCKDEMLENASDILHKMIDKGYRFDPASFMPVIDGLGKRGKKHDADELAERMMDMASEGMVENKITRNESAFNRQKRNKFSGSDWQTIIHRDDGSGLALKALKRVQKGWGQGSISSLQPQKNDFLDYWEGTN